In Candidatus Goldiibacteriota bacterium, the DNA window TTATTTTAAGGTCTAACGATGTGGGCAGATATATAACAATTGCCGACGTGGCGGATGTTTATGAAGGGTTTTCTGATTCGGACTTTTTAACAAGGGCGGACGGAGAAACCGCGATACTGTTTACCATACTTAAAACAAGCGGCGATGACACTCTTCGCATCAGCAGGGACGTAAAAGAAAATATCAAAAGCATAAAAACTCTTATCCCGCCTTCTGTCAGGATAAAATTTTCAAACGACACCTCGTTATTTGTCAAAGACAGGCTTAATATTGTGTTTTCAAACGGCATAGCCGGGGCATTTTTAGTTGTAGCCATACTGCTGCTGATGCTAAGGCCGTCAATAGCCGTAATGACCGCGCTGGGGCTTCCTGTCGCGTTTGGGCTGGCCCTTATAATATTAAAAGCGCTTGGATTATCATATAATATGCTTTCGCTTTTTGGTTTTGTTATGGCGCTGGGGCTTCTTGTAGATGACTCTATAGTGGTGGGGGAAAATGTTTTCAGGCATATGGAAATGGGGAAAAATGCCATGCAGTCGGCTGTTGACGGCGCGGCGGAAATGTTAATTCCCGTAACCGCATCGGTTGCAACCACCATAGCCGCGTTTTTTCCGCTGTTAATGGTAGGGGGAGTGCTTGGAAGTTTTCTGTCGCCTATTCCCGCGGCTATTATTATAGCTATTACCGCTTCGTTAATGGAATGCTACATAATACTGCCTTCACATCTGGCTTATTTTGGGCGGTTTGGCGGTTCCGGCAGGCTGGCGCCGCTGCAGGATTCATTCACAAATACACTTAAAAATATTTACTTAAAAGCGCTTACGCCCGTCCTGAAAAACAGATGGAAATTTATAGGCGTTATGGTGGTTATATTTTTGGGAGCGGTTTTCGCGGGCGGTCTGAAAGGGGTGGAATTTTTCAGCCAGGAAACCGATGCCATAAATATAAAAATAAAGTGTGATAATCTTTTTTCCATATCGGATACGGATAAGGTTGTAAGGCAGATAGAACAGAAGCTTGACGGCAATCTTTTAAAAGATGATGTGGAAACAATTTTTTATTATATAGGAAAGTATCCAAACTCCCAGGGGCAGCCCGAAACCGGCAGTAATCTTGCACAGATAGAAATTTATCTTAAATTAAAAGCCGAAAGAAAAACCAAAGATACCAATGACGTGATAAGTGCGGTAAGGGAGTTTGTAGGCAGGCCCGAAGGCGTGACCGACATAAAAATATCCGGAGTCACCAGAGAAGGCGGCCCGGGAAGAAATGATATTGATTATTCGATTGTGGGTGATTCGTATGAAAAACTTCAGCCCGCGGTGTCGGAACTTATCGCGGCGGCAAAAACCATAGGCGGGGTTACTGAAGTATCGGCAGACCTTGAACAGGGGAAAAAAGAACTGCGCCTTATCATGGATGAAAAAAAGGCGTCGCAGGCGGGTATTGCGCTGTCGGATATTGGTATGATGCTGCGCGGCGCCGTGGCGGGTGTAAAAGTAACATCAATAAAAAGGGACGGGGAAGATATAGACGTTATAGTAAAGGCAAAAGATTCAGAGATAAAATCATTGGATGACCTGCTGTCTCTTAAAATTCCAAACAGGACAGGCGCGAATATACCCCTGAAGAATCTGGTATCAATAGAAAAAGGGTACAGTTATTCCGTGCTTAAACATAAAGATACAAAAAAGGCAATAAATGTTCTGGGGTCTATTGATAAAAAAGAAACAACGGTAAACAGCGTAAATTCAAAACTGCTTGAAAAAATAGAGGCGCTTAAAATGAAATACCCCGATGTTGAATTTATAACAGGCGGGGAGTTTAAAGAAATGCGGGAAACGTTCAGGTCTTTAGGAAACGCTTTTGCCGCGGCGTTATTCCTTATATTTATTATACTTGCCACGCTTTTTAATTCACTGGTTCAGCCGTTTATTATTATGCTTGCGATACCATTTGGGTTTATGGGCGTTATGCTTACGCTTGCAATTCACGGTATGCCGGTATCATTCGGCGCGTTTATGGGATTTGTGGGGCTGTCAGGCGTGGTTGTAAACAACTCCTTGATAATGACGGATTTTATAAACAAAAATATTAAAAGCGGGCTTGCTTTTGAAGAAGCTGTTTTAAACGGGGCAGTATCAAGGCTAAGGCCGATTTTCCTTACCACCGCAACCACGGCCGCGGGCTTATTGCCGCTGGGTTACGGGCTTTTCGGCGCAAACGACCCGTTCTTAAAACCCGTAGCGCTTGTTTTCGCGTGGGGGCTGGTTCTTTCAGCGGTAGTAACACTGTTTATGATACCGGTATTTACCGTTATGATGCACAATTTAAAAGTAACCTTATTACGCGTTTTCCGTAAAGATAAAAACAACGAATACGCTTTTAAAAAATAGTTTTTTAATGTTGTTATAGTTCCGTCACCCGCATTGTCCGGCTCTTTTGTCCGGTTTTAAATGTTTGGTTTCGACCTTGAACTTGTAGGGACAGCGCTCCCGCGCTGTCCGGCTCTTTTGTCCGTCACTAAATGTCTGTTTTTGACCTTGAACTTGTAGGGACATCGCTCCCGCGCTGTCCGGCTCTTTTGTCCGGCACTAAATGTCTGTTTTTGACCTTGAACTTGTAGGGATAGCGCTCCCGCGCTGTCCGGCACTTTTGTCTAGTACTTAATGTTTAGTTTTAAATGTGTGGTAGGCGCACCTTTTAAGGTGCGGCAGTTAATCTTATCTTTGAATTTGCAGGGACATCACACGATGCAGGTAATGTCTCAACATTCACGCTGTCCGGCTCTGTTTGCTCTTGTATCTTCCGATCATCCAACCCTCCGACCTTCTGGCCTTTAGTTTTTCTTCCGTCCCTCCGTGCATCTGTCCCTCACGTTACAAACCGGCCTTCCGGGCATCTTTCTTTATTGCGATTCCTCAATTAAAATCTTTAAATTCTTTGCCGTTTAATGTATTATAAAAATCGGCAGGGGAAATTAATTATTTGTTTGATGGGAGTGATTTTGAATTTAAAAGGGAGAATAAATGCTTTGATGTACTTTGATACGTTGTGTGAAATCGGGTTGATACGGACGGTTGATAATTTCATTAAAACTATTAATTTTAAAAATAGTTGCCGGAATCAAGACGGTAAAATTCAATATGGTTATTAATCAGGGGAGATTGGTTAATGAGGGAATTATTTATAAAATATGAACTAAAAACACTCATAATACTTACGTTGATTGCGGTTTTAACGGTGATGTTAAGTATAATGGAAGCGTTTTCGGGCACGCATGATCAGATATATATAACGGAAACTTTAAACTGGTCTTTTTATGGCTTTTTGATGCGTATGTTAGATTTGTTGCCGATATATATTTTATCATTCTTTTTTATTATTGAGAATAAAACCATAAAAACGGTTGCATATTTAGGACAGTTGATTTGTGTTGTTTCTTATGTTGGGTTTTTAGGGCAAAGATGGGGGTATTCGATTATTGAGTTTATACAAAAATATTACGATGAGCAGATTTTAATTTTTGGTTTTGTTAAAAACACTTTAGATAATATATATGTTTACGGAAAAACATCAGCATATATTATTTCGCTTATACTTATAATAATATATAGGTCAAAAATATTAAAAGGTGAATTATTTCGCGAGTAGAATAAAAAGGAACTATTGTGTTATAACAGCACTCGATATTTTGATTGATTGACGAAAATAAAACTTAGATTGGAATTTTGGAAGCTTTTAGAAAAGCAGGTTGGCGTTGGTACTGATATTGTTATGAAAAATAACAGTCTTAAACCGGATGCCGGTATATCGGAGGAAGCGGTAAATGAAAAAGGACATGTAAGACCAGATACAAGCAGTGAAATTCCTAATTAATAATAGGAGATATAAAATGATTGAATGGATTCAAACTTGGTATGCTACAAGAATTAACAAAGACATAAAGTGTGAGAATGTTTCAATTCACACGCTTGATAATCCCGGATGGATTTTAGAATATGATTTGAATCATAATGAATTTTTAAACTTGAAAGTGGAACCATTAAAATTTGAATTAACAGAAGAAAATTGGTATAGCGTTTTAATTGATAATGGCATCTGGATGGGTGCTGGTGGGGCGGGAAATTTAATTGATATTTTAATCAAATTTAAAGAATTTCTTAAGGACGAACAAAAAATATTTGATAAGGATCTAGTTGAATGGCTTCAAAAATGGTACGAAAATGAATGCAATGGGGATTGGGAACACTCTTACGGTGTTAGTATTAAAACGCTTACTGATAAATTCGGGTGGGGAATAAAGATTGAACTGATTGAAACTAAATATGAGAATAAGAAATTCAATTCTTTAGACATTTATAGAAGTGAATGTGATTGGCTTAAATGTAGAATTTCTGATAATGTTTGGTATGCGGATTGTGGCGTGAAAAACTTAGTTGAATCTCTGGAAGTTTTTAGGTCATTTATTTATTCAAATCAATAGTACTTTTTACCGAGCCTTGAAAGTAGAACCACAATTTTCCCTGACTTAAAAGAACAGAAACAGTAAAGTTAATTATTACCGGGCAAGATAGGGCAGAACTGAAAAATTATGGATTGTTCGAAGCGGGAAAAGAAGATTGAGAAATCTTGGGCGCGGATAAAAACAGTAAATGTATTTCTACTTTCAAGGTCTAGCAATGGCGTTTATAAATATAATTGATAGTATTGCTGAAAAAAATCGAGAAAAATTCGATTTACCGCCGAAAGCAGAATAAGTGAAATATAACAAAATTAAGATCGGAGATGTATTTGTAGCTTTTGTAGAAGATAAAAAAATTTATTTCAGATATATAGCAGATGATGAAAATTGTTTGGGTGGTAATTTAATAGAAATATATAATTTTGAGTCCGTGAATAGTGAAACGGAAAAAAATATGGAAAAAATATTTAATTCGGGAGTGAAGTTTTACTTGTTAACTTTTATTAAACTTGGATTAAAACATAGATTGTGGAAAAAAATTGGTTTTTCAAATGTTGAATTAACAGATATACCATTTTTAAGATCTTCCGATGATTATGGCACCGGATCCCCAAAATCTTATAAATGGTGGATATGGAAACCCAGCGGTGAAAGAATATTCATAGGGGAATTAAAAGAAGAATATAAAAGTTATCCGTATGCAGCAGTTAAACCGCCATTAACAACTATCGAATACTTTAAATTGGGAAAGGATCATAGTAATTACCCGGAATAGATTATTATCTATGAGTTTTTAGTTGTTTGCTTTAAAGTGTGAATTTGTAAAATTTAAATTTCGGAATTGATTTTTGAAATGATGGTGATTGTTGTTAGGTTCAATACGATCGAAAAAAAATAAGACTGAATTTTTCGGAGGTTTTTATAAAAAGAATAATAATTATTGCAGGATTAATAACGATTACAGCTGTGTTATTTGCTGCGCAGCCGACGCCGGTGCCGGGGAATGTGAAATCCGGCAAAACGGTTAAGATGATGATAAAAGTATTTGTTCAGATGGTGGATGGGGCGTATGTTGCGCGGGTGGGGGAATAATAGCAGATAATTAGTATTGTGGCTCCGCAGCTCGGTTTGCGTTTTGGCAGACGCGGGTCTTTATCCCGCGGTTGCAGCGAACCTGCGAAGCGGAAATCCAGGCAATAAAGCGAGCTTGCGAGATGAAGCGGGCGGGACAGTTGAATTTTATCAAAGATAAACAACGCGCCCTAAAGGGACGCGGCTACCAAGGCAATGCAAATCAAGAATATAAACCATGCACTCTAAAGACATACTCCGATCAATACAAAACCAGCCCAAAAATCTATTTTTGCGCAAAAACAACCACAACAAAAACGCTTTTTGTTTGTCTAAATATCATCGAAACTAAAGCGTTTTTGTTAAACCGGCAAATAAGCAATTGACGGGGGAATAATTAAAAGTTATTATTTAACTGAATTAAGGGAATTAACAAATATACGGGAGAAATTAATGAACAAACTGAAAGTTAAGCTGCTCTCCTTATTAATAATATTTATACTGGCAGGCGCGGTATTCGCCGAACCCTATACCTGGAAAAGTGTGCAGGTGGGCGGCGGCGGATTTGTGACCGGTTTTATCTTTCATCCCCTTGAACAGAACCTTCTATACGCGCGCACAGACATGGGCGGCGCGTACAGGTGGGATAACGCGAATACCAAATGGATACCGCTGACTGACTCTATGACAAGAAATAACGCTGACTATATGGGAATACTTGCAATGGCTGTTGACCCGTCTGATGTAAACAGGGTTTATATGCTGTGCGGAAAATACACGCAAAGCTGGGCGGGAAATGGAGCTGTTTTAGCATCTTCAAATAAAGGTGTAAGTTGGACTATAAACCCGGTTCCTTTTAAGGTGGGCGCGAACGAGCAGGGCAGAGGTGCAGGCGAAAGGCTTGCTGTTGATCCAAATCTTGGAAGTATATTATTTGCCGGAACTTCAGGCTCTTATCCCTCCGGTCTTTATAAATCAACTAACTCAGGAGCATCTTTTGCCGCTGTTGCTTCTTTCCCTCAGACCGGTGTCATTAATTTTATACAGTTTATTAAATCGTCATCAACAACCGGCAATGCTACGCAGACAATTTATGTGGCGGCGGGTACAAACGGCAGCAGCCTTTATAAATCGACGGATGGCGGCGCAAGCTGGGCGCTTGTAACGGGCCAGCCTTCAGGACAGCAGGCAACCAGAGCATCTCTTGTCGGAACAACAATGTACATAGTTTACTGCAGTAATAATGGCCCCAACGCAGGTGATAACAATAATACAAGCAGTGTGTATAAATTGAATACCGTCAACGATTCACTGACAGATATAACCCCTGTTGGAAGTACAGTATATGGCGGCATTTCAGCAGATCCTCAGAATGTAAATAACGTTATAGTAACAACACTTTTTAAATGGACAGCAAACGACCCTATATACTACAGTACTAACGGCGGCACATCATGGACAAATATAAGCACAGCGGCAACCTATGTGCGCACCACATCGCCTTATACATCAAGCGTAAACCCTCACTGGGCTACGGATATTCAGATTGACCCTAATAACGGCAACATTGCCATCTGGAACACAGGCTACGGCGTGTGGCGCTGTACAAACCTGCAGTCATCATCAGTTACGTGGAACTTTAATGACGTTGATCTGGAAGAAACAGTGCCTATGCAGATAATAAGCCCGCCTGTAGGCACGGCAAACCTTATATCGGCAATGGGCGATTACGACGGGTTCAGGCATACAAATCTTGACGCTTCACAAAATACAAGGCATACGCCCAACAGAGGTACAACACTTTCTATCGCGTTTGCGGAAAACTCAAATCCGCTAAAAGTGGTAAAAGCTTATTCACATTATCGTGATTCTAATAATATCGATTATTACGGAGCGTACTCAAATGACGGCGGCACAACATGGACAGATTTCCCGTCTTATCCTTCCGGCGCCTCGGCAGGAGGTTCAAAGGCAATTGCAATTTCCCCAAACGGCACAAATATAGTGTGGTCGCCGACAGGCGCGGCGGTTTCGTATTCAGTGAATAACGGTTCTTCATGGACAACATGCGCGGGAAGCCCGCCGGCAGGTTTTTCACCTGTTGCAGACAGGGTAAATTCCGCTAAATTTTATTTATATGACGGCGTCACAGGCACACTGTGGCGTTCTATAGACAGCGGCGCAACATTTGCCGCGGGTGCGTCAGGGCTGCCCACGGTTCCAAGCTGGGCGCTTGCTGACGGTGTATGCGCGGCTGCACCGGATAATGAAGGCCATGTATGGATTACAACAGCCGCGGGCGGATTATACAGATCAACAGATTCCGGAGCGACTGCCACAAAAGTAAATTCAGTTTCCGAAGCATACAGAATTGGTTTTGGAATGGCGGCGTCCGGCTACACATATCCCGCTATTTATCTGCAGGGCGTGGTAGGCGGCGCGCTTGGTTTTTACAGGTCAATTGATACGGGCGCGACATGGGAAAGAATAAACACAGATGCCAACCAGTACGGTACTGTGCACCAGATAACGGGCGACCCGCGTGTATATGGCAGATGTTATGTGTCGGCAGAAGGGCGCGGCGCGCTTTACGGCGAACCGGCAGGCTCGCCCACGTCCACGCCGACAAGCACTTACACGGTAACTCCGGGCGGCCCCACATTCACATTCACACAGACACCCACAGATACGGCAACAGCAACACCCACAAACGCGTACAAACTGATATATGACGGTGATACGCCGGGTTACACGCTTGCCGACGGGGCAATTGTTGTAAATGCTGCAGGGTCATTAACCGAAGGCGCAGGCGGGGTTACGGGTAATGGAATGATAGCCGCTTACACATCCCCGGCTTATTGGGGGCAGGCGCAGTGGGACATCCCCGGCGCAAACCAGCAGATGGACGGGAATACGGATATTGTATTTAATATAAAAGCTTTAACCGGAACAGTTTCACAGTATCTGCTTTATCTTGACTGGACTTACGCGTCTATAACTGTCGCAAACTATCTTGAAGAAGGCGGCGCGATAGACACAACATGGAAGACGGTAAGAATTCCTATAGCGGACGTACTTTCAAATACACATACTGCCATTTATTATCTGGCGTTTATTAACAATGCCGATACAGACTATTCCGTAATTGTTGACAATATCCGTTTTGAAGGAGCGTCAGCGGTTTCAACATCCACTTTTACAAACACCGCGACACAAACAAGCACTTACACATCAACTTATACCGCTACAAATACATACACGCAAACAGAAACAGAAGTTCCCGCGACAAATACGTTTACGCAGACATACACGCTGACATTTACAGAGACTGCCACGGCAACAGACACATCCCTGATATCAACCGATACTTTTACATCAACACCTACTGATACGGCAACGCACACATATACAGATACGGCAACAGCCACATATACCAATACAGAAACACAGACTTTGGCAGATACTCCCACCCACACATTTACTTATACATCAACAGATACAAATACCGATACAAGCACCCCCACATATACATACACGTTTACGGACACGGTAACACCGGGCGGGCCCACGTTTACGGACACACCCACAGCTACGCAGACTTTTACGCCTATGCCGTGCGCGTGCGCCGTGGTTTACGGCAATACCAATATAGCCGCCATGGTGGGGGCAAGCATATATAATTCACTGACCGCCATTCCTGTATATGTTTCCGAAAACACAATAATGGAAAGCATGGGTGTCCACCTTGCGTCAAGCGGCGGCGGCCTTGTTAAAATGGCGCTTTACACAAATGACGGTTCTGCTCCGCTTAATTTAATTGTATCTTCAGGCGACACACCGTCAGTTTCGGGCTGGAACGTCGTGGATGTTGTTGACACGCCTTTAAGTAAAGGTGTTTACTGGCTTGTAATTAACACGCAAAGCGGAATAACGGTAAGTGCAATGGCGGGAATGCAGAACGCGGAATTATATACCGGTTTTTTTGACGAAGCTTCGGCTATGCCGGCGGTTTTCCCCGTATCAGGCGTGGATGTTGGCAACGGCAGTTACGCGCTTGTAATTAACGCATGCCCGGGTTCATGTGACACACCCACGGAAACACCAACGCCTGTTTTGCCGTGCATGTGCGAAGATGATTTTGGTTTACAGTATACTCCGACAGCGGTAACGGTAAATATATCCGGTTATGTTTCCGCAAACGTTTATTATATGGGTTATAACGGTACGTTAAGCGGAATTTACCTGCACGTGGAATCAGGTTCGGGATATGTCCGCCTTGCTGTTTATTCAAATGATAATTCCACAGGGTCAAATGTACCTTATATACTTCAGGCGCAGACAGAAGAAACCGCAGTGACAGCAGGGGATAACTTAATTCCGCTGCCGTCAGCTCATCTGAATTCCGGAATATACTGGATAGCAATTCAGATGTCTCCGGGCGTTCTGGTTTCAAGGGATATCGGGACTAACGGTGATGAAATGTATTATGAAATGTCTTACGGAAGTTTTCCCGGATTTCTGCCGTGGCCAATGGGGCAAAGCGCGGGCAACTGGGCATTTAAGGTAAACTACTGCCCGGATACCTGCAACACCCCCACAAATACATTTACAGCCACTTATACTTACACAGACACACAGACGGCGACATTTACGCAGACGTACACAGAAACATATACCGCCACAGAAACAGTTACAACAGGCGGCCCTACATTTACGTTTACTGATACGCCCACAGAAACTTTTACAGAAACTGCGACAGAAATATTTACAGAGACTCCCACGGAAACAACGGCAGAGACTGCGACATATACAAACACTGTCCCGCCCGCATCCACTTCAACATACACGCACACAATCACTGATACTTACACACACACAGCCACGCATACTTATACAAATACCGCTACTTCTTCACACACAAATACTTCAGTGCCTTCAGACACTCACACGCAGACTCCGTCACAGACGCCTACAAACACCAATACCCATACTGCAACAATAAGCGTTCCTACAAATACATTCACCCCAACGCCCGTACCGACAGAAGCGGAGTTAAAGGTGAAAGACCAGCTTGTTTACCCGAACCCGGTAAACCCCGGCGATAACCCGTATATATTTGTAAAATATTACGCCACAAGAGATTACAAAGAAGTTCATTTCAGAATGTATTCTTCGGCATTAAGGCTTGTGGATGAAATAGCGTATAAAAATTCCTATACAGCCGGCACACACGTAATCCCGATACCGGATAAACATTTTCAAGGCCTCGCCAACGGCGCGTATTATTACATGATACTGCTTATTGACAACGACGGCAAAGAAGCAAGAGGCAAGGTGGGAAAGATAATAGTACTTAAGAAGTGACGCAGCTTGGCAGCTAGGCGGCTAAGCTGCTAGGCCAAAACATAATACGGTTTGGTTGGAGCGAGCCTGCGAAGCGTAAATCCCGGCAATGAAGAGAGCTTGCGAGCTGAAGCAGGCGGGATAGGCGCACCCTTTAGGGTGCGGCAGTTGGTTTTGTTTTATTTCAATCTAAACAACGCACCCTAAAGGGTGCGGCTACCAAATCGAAGCAAATAACGGATTGTATATAAAAACGTTTTAGATGTGGTAGACGCGGGTCTTTAGCCCGCGGCAGTTAATGTGTAAATATCGGTAATTTTTTCGCTGTGGCTTAATTGCTTAACCCGCTTATGCTTAGTGTTTATAATACCGTTTGTGACCGGAATCACTGTTTTTTCATCTTTATTGAGTATAATTGTTATAGATGTGGGGGCGGTGTTTTAGACAGAGACGGTGAGGTAAAAGCGGCGGATGAAAATCCGCCGCTTTTATTTTTAGCAAATATGTTTTCTAATGTACAGACGCAACATGTTGCGTCTCGCAGTTAAAAAATAAAAGACGTTTTTAATCGGGTTTAATCTATTAATGTAGAGGCGAATCATGATACGCTTCGCTTTTGTAAATCCGTGAGACGCAACATGTTGCGTCTCTACATTAAAATATAAAATCCGCATCCCGAAAAGGGTGCACCTACCGGATCTAAACCAAACCTTCTGTCCCTCCGTGCATCCGACCCTCCGTCCCTCATGTCTAAACTGTCCCTCCGTGCATCCGACCCTCCGTCCCTCATGTCTTAACTGTCCCTCCGTGCATCCGATCCTCCGTCCCTCATGTCTAAACTGTCCCTCCGTGCATCTGTCCCTCCGTCCCTCGTGTT includes these proteins:
- a CDS encoding efflux RND transporter permease subunit, which encodes MKLIEFFAKKHILVNLLAVFVTAAGFYTFLTSPKEALPEIKFGLIVIQTLYPSAAPQEVEKLITTPIEEAIDGIKGIDSITSSSSEGVSIVSVTLKSGIKDTSVILNDIKGAIDKIRTLPADAQDPVVSELTTDEFPVIQLSVSGGSNYGELREMAKFIENRLSKIRGVTKIDKIGYYDKVIWVESDAEKERKYGITLFNIANALRNRNISIPAGNKVFDGYENSIRALAEIKNSKDAGGVILRSNDVGRYITIADVADVYEGFSDSDFLTRADGETAILFTILKTSGDDTLRISRDVKENIKSIKTLIPPSVRIKFSNDTSLFVKDRLNIVFSNGIAGAFLVVAILLLMLRPSIAVMTALGLPVAFGLALIILKALGLSYNMLSLFGFVMALGLLVDDSIVVGENVFRHMEMGKNAMQSAVDGAAEMLIPVTASVATTIAAFFPLLMVGGVLGSFLSPIPAAIIIAITASLMECYIILPSHLAYFGRFGGSGRLAPLQDSFTNTLKNIYLKALTPVLKNRWKFIGVMVVIFLGAVFAGGLKGVEFFSQETDAINIKIKCDNLFSISDTDKVVRQIEQKLDGNLLKDDVETIFYYIGKYPNSQGQPETGSNLAQIEIYLKLKAERKTKDTNDVISAVREFVGRPEGVTDIKISGVTREGGPGRNDIDYSIVGDSYEKLQPAVSELIAAAKTIGGVTEVSADLEQGKKELRLIMDEKKASQAGIALSDIGMMLRGAVAGVKVTSIKRDGEDIDVIVKAKDSEIKSLDDLLSLKIPNRTGANIPLKNLVSIEKGYSYSVLKHKDTKKAINVLGSIDKKETTVNSVNSKLLEKIEALKMKYPDVEFITGGEFKEMRETFRSLGNAFAAALFLIFIILATLFNSLVQPFIIMLAIPFGFMGVMLTLAIHGMPVSFGAFMGFVGLSGVVVNNSLIMTDFINKNIKSGLAFEEAVLNGAVSRLRPIFLTTATTAAGLLPLGYGLFGANDPFLKPVALVFAWGLVLSAVVTLFMIPVFTVMMHNLKVTLLRVFRKDKNNEYAFKK